Proteins co-encoded in one Chloroflexota bacterium genomic window:
- a CDS encoding NAD(P) transhydrogenase subunit alpha, producing the protein MEVFILALTVFLLAAFIGFEVITKVPPTLHTPLMSGANAISGVSIVGAIIAAGAQQTTLAAALGVAALILATVNVVGGFLVTHRMLSMFRSRKK; encoded by the coding sequence ATGGAAGTCTTCATCCTCGCGCTCACGGTGTTCCTGCTCGCCGCGTTCATCGGGTTTGAAGTCATCACCAAAGTCCCGCCGACCCTGCACACGCCGCTCATGTCCGGCGCCAACGCGATCTCCGGAGTCTCCATCGTCGGAGCCATCATCGCCGCCGGCGCGCAGCAGACGACGCTGGCCGCGGCCCTGGGCGTGGCGGCGCTGATCCTGGCCACCGTGAATGTCGTGGGCGGATTCCTGGTCACGCACCGCATGCTCTCGATGTTCCGGTCGCGGAAGAAGTAG
- a CDS encoding NAD(P) transhydrogenase subunit alpha codes for MSLRLVVPRELRLGESRVALVPDAVAQLVDEGFAVVVERGAGVRSFADDDAYRANGANVIDERAALLRNADVVLTVRGLGGSDDESFTCDLACLRHGAAVVGLLDPYSDEDRIQAMADRGVLAFALERMPRITRAQSMDVLSSMSTITGYQAVLLAARTSPRMFPLLMTAAGTLAAARVLVLGAGVAGLQAIATARRLGALVQAYDVRPVVREQVESLGATFVSFDGEHSGDTAGGYATEQSEVFYARERKMLADALRDVDVAITTALVLGRRAPTLITAAAVAGMRPGSVIVDLAAERGGNCELSEPGETVVRHGVSIAAPLDLASSAPVHASQMYARNVSTFLRHIASPHGLTLDADDEIVRETMVTPTSLLPEESPADVASVAGA; via the coding sequence ATGAGCCTTCGGCTGGTCGTTCCGCGTGAGCTGCGCCTGGGCGAATCGCGAGTGGCGCTCGTGCCCGATGCAGTCGCCCAGCTTGTCGACGAGGGCTTTGCCGTCGTGGTCGAACGCGGCGCCGGAGTCCGATCGTTCGCCGACGACGACGCGTACCGTGCCAACGGTGCGAACGTCATCGACGAGCGAGCCGCGCTGCTTCGTAACGCCGACGTGGTGCTCACGGTGCGCGGGCTCGGCGGGAGCGACGACGAGTCGTTCACGTGCGACTTGGCGTGTCTCCGACACGGCGCGGCGGTCGTGGGCCTGCTCGATCCCTACAGCGACGAGGACCGCATCCAGGCCATGGCTGATCGGGGCGTTCTGGCATTCGCGCTCGAGCGCATGCCGCGCATCACCCGAGCGCAGAGCATGGACGTGCTCAGCTCAATGTCCACCATCACCGGCTACCAGGCGGTCCTGCTGGCCGCGCGGACCTCGCCGCGCATGTTTCCCTTGCTGATGACCGCCGCCGGGACGCTGGCCGCGGCCCGCGTGCTGGTCCTGGGGGCGGGCGTGGCCGGTTTGCAGGCCATCGCGACCGCCCGGCGCCTGGGCGCCCTGGTACAGGCCTACGACGTGCGCCCGGTCGTTCGCGAGCAGGTCGAGAGCCTGGGCGCCACGTTTGTCTCGTTCGATGGCGAGCACAGCGGCGACACCGCCGGCGGCTACGCCACCGAGCAATCCGAGGTCTTCTACGCCCGTGAACGGAAAATGCTGGCCGACGCGCTGCGTGACGTGGATGTCGCCATCACCACCGCGCTCGTGCTGGGACGACGCGCCCCCACGCTCATCACGGCCGCCGCCGTGGCGGGGATGCGGCCGGGATCGGTCATCGTCGACCTGGCCGCCGAGCGCGGGGGGAACTGCGAGCTCAGCGAGCCGGGTGAAACCGTCGTTCGCCACGGCGTATCGATTGCCGCGCCGCTTGACCTGGCGTCGAGCGCGCCGGTCCACGCGAGCCAGATGTACGCCCGCAACGTGTCGACCTTTCTGCGCCACATCGCATCGCCGCACGGACTAACGCTCGATGCCGACGACGAGATCGTGCGCGAGACCATGGTGACCCCGACCTCGCTCCTCCCCGAGGAGTCTCCCGCCGACGTGGCCTCGGTAGCGGGAGCGTAG
- a CDS encoding ABC transporter permease produces MHDTLTALRIEARWALADTLAMARRNLIRYVRSPELLVFSTINPVMFVLLFTYVFGGAIDVGSVNYIDFLLPGILVQTVVFGAVQTGVGLAEDLSSGMVDRYRSLPMARSAVMAGRILADTVRNVFVVLLMIGVGYAIGFRFNANAAAIIAVPIILVIFGQAFSWISAAIGVSVREAETAQVAGFIWIFPLTFMSSMFVPVHTMPGWLEAFASVNPITVTVDLLRGLSQGGEIMPSLWQAAAWTVGLVVLFSTVAITQYRRLS; encoded by the coding sequence GTGCATGACACCCTGACGGCGCTGCGCATCGAGGCGCGGTGGGCCCTGGCCGACACGCTGGCCATGGCTCGGCGCAACCTCATTCGCTATGTGCGGTCGCCCGAGCTGCTGGTGTTTTCCACCATCAACCCCGTCATGTTCGTGCTGCTGTTTACCTACGTCTTCGGCGGGGCCATTGACGTTGGGTCGGTCAACTACATCGACTTCCTGCTGCCGGGAATCCTGGTGCAGACAGTAGTGTTCGGTGCGGTGCAGACGGGAGTTGGCCTGGCCGAGGACCTCTCGTCCGGCATGGTCGATCGCTATCGCTCGCTGCCGATGGCGCGGTCCGCGGTGATGGCGGGGCGGATCCTCGCCGATACCGTGCGCAACGTCTTCGTGGTGCTGCTGATGATCGGCGTGGGCTATGCCATCGGCTTTCGCTTCAATGCGAACGCGGCGGCGATCATCGCCGTTCCAATCATCCTCGTGATCTTCGGGCAGGCGTTCTCGTGGATCTCGGCGGCGATCGGCGTGTCGGTGCGCGAAGCCGAGACGGCGCAGGTGGCGGGGTTCATCTGGATCTTTCCGCTCACCTTCATGAGCTCGATGTTCGTGCCGGTGCACACGATGCCTGGGTGGTTGGAAGCCTTCGCGAGCGTCAATCCGATCACGGTGACGGTGGACCTGTTGCGAGGGTTGTCGCAGGGCGGCGAGATCATGCCGTCGCTATGGCAGGCGGCCGCCTGGACCGTCGGCTTGGTGGTGCTGTTCTCGACCGTGGCCATCACGCAGTACCGACGACTTTCCTAG
- a CDS encoding protein kinase, which produces MIDAWPPLEGLERGVSIGAGPRGAVFRAARSDGSGDVAVLVVHEHLAQRRELMAQLEREVKLARRIEHPCVAQVHRAEEVDGRWCVVMELAGGLTLRQYLEARGPISVTEALDITASIAAGLAAMHALGLSHRNLTPENVKLQHGRVKILDAGTAPQHELDPSGATAYIAPERAAGRRATAQADLYSLGTVLFELLAGVPPFRADTPLAVLDLHRRASVPPLASHRDDVPPVVEQLMLHLLAKDPDDRPPSADEVRARIEDIKATERALAPAAPAPASDRFRAGPRRGHEESRGAVSRRQLLLAVSTTALGGAAVAAGAAAIGVLVGRRQPVVQVERLLPQEVVKVVTVDRVVTRDVVREVPVTRTIIREVAPQRPAEPPATPTVSPTATPQATPEPTAATPTPAPAGVTVADAGGRFPLDRESQALPADLEPIRADNLARLAQLHRVGLGKAQAVAALPGGEIAVGSSIGLISVFDGESGREVRRWSTGTNDAPGSAVTALAACDGALISGHSDGTLSAWDASTGMRRWSSRLDSEVTGLAIDDTGAAVAATGAAGTVGVWQGSDGAVDRQLAPEAAAARAVAFHPARPLLAAGGDDGNIAIWDVRQGTVEAAFGDATRPIRALAFNAAGTLLAAAEAGGSVGIWDLASQTRQTTLSGLRFDADDVVFGPDGRWIAAADGTERVLVWDAVTGAVLLDLQDRAGAVSRGSLAVTGDGASLACAVRHLAVALWSLPDGRLRHRLGAYGDATRVALRSDARQLAASHPAGTIQLVGLPSGLTAGSIDYHTGLAHALAFSPDGSRLVSGGSADGPPLRMWDASSGTAVDSFAPEALPQATIGAAAFSPDGGLLATGWSDGIVRVWHTETWSLVTSLSAHTTLVDALQFAPTGDRLVTSDIDGLVNLWDLSSLTPVQLPSNGVPVRAVAIHANGGPIAGALDDGAVILWDGVEGASIRRLESPESGTLAVAFSPISALLVSGHRSGTLRWWDTASGEPLRVHEGHGAPIVNIQLSAAGDLAASAAFDGTARLWGVAAAPG; this is translated from the coding sequence GTGATTGACGCCTGGCCGCCGCTCGAGGGTCTCGAGCGCGGCGTGAGCATTGGCGCCGGTCCACGCGGCGCCGTGTTCCGCGCCGCCCGATCCGATGGCAGCGGCGACGTGGCGGTGCTCGTCGTCCACGAGCATCTCGCGCAGCGTCGGGAACTGATGGCGCAGCTCGAGCGCGAGGTCAAACTCGCCCGGCGCATCGAGCATCCCTGCGTGGCGCAGGTCCACCGCGCCGAAGAAGTCGACGGTCGCTGGTGCGTCGTCATGGAGTTGGCCGGCGGTCTGACGCTGCGGCAATACCTGGAAGCTCGCGGTCCGATCAGCGTGACGGAAGCGCTCGACATCACCGCGTCGATTGCGGCTGGCCTGGCGGCGATGCATGCCCTGGGCCTTTCCCATCGCAATCTGACGCCCGAGAACGTCAAGCTCCAGCACGGCCGGGTCAAGATCCTCGACGCCGGCACGGCCCCGCAGCATGAGCTCGACCCGTCGGGCGCGACGGCCTACATCGCGCCCGAGCGCGCGGCCGGACGCCGCGCGACCGCCCAGGCCGACCTGTATTCGCTGGGCACGGTGTTGTTCGAGTTGCTGGCCGGCGTGCCGCCGTTCCGGGCCGATACGCCGCTGGCGGTGCTTGATCTGCACCGGCGGGCGTCCGTGCCACCGTTGGCGTCGCATCGCGACGACGTGCCGCCGGTTGTCGAGCAGCTGATGCTCCACCTGCTGGCCAAGGATCCCGACGACCGGCCCCCATCGGCCGACGAGGTGCGGGCGCGGATTGAGGACATCAAGGCCACGGAGCGTGCACTCGCCCCGGCGGCGCCGGCCCCCGCAAGCGACCGGTTTCGGGCCGGACCGCGGCGGGGGCACGAGGAGTCCCGAGGCGCGGTTTCGCGCCGCCAACTGCTTCTGGCGGTATCAACAACGGCCCTGGGTGGGGCCGCCGTCGCCGCCGGGGCCGCGGCGATTGGCGTGCTGGTGGGTCGGCGGCAACCGGTGGTGCAGGTGGAGCGCCTGCTGCCACAGGAAGTGGTCAAGGTCGTCACGGTAGATCGCGTCGTGACGCGTGACGTGGTGCGTGAGGTTCCGGTCACACGAACCATCATCCGTGAGGTGGCGCCGCAGCGTCCGGCGGAGCCGCCCGCGACGCCAACCGTCTCGCCCACGGCGACCCCACAAGCGACGCCGGAGCCAACGGCGGCGACGCCTACTCCGGCTCCGGCCGGGGTGACGGTGGCGGATGCCGGCGGGCGGTTTCCGCTCGATCGTGAAAGTCAGGCGCTTCCCGCCGACCTGGAACCGATACGCGCGGACAACCTGGCCCGCCTGGCCCAACTCCATCGCGTGGGTTTGGGGAAAGCGCAGGCGGTGGCGGCGTTGCCGGGCGGAGAGATTGCCGTTGGCTCCAGCATTGGCTTGATCAGCGTCTTTGACGGCGAGTCAGGCCGAGAAGTTCGGCGCTGGTCGACCGGAACCAACGATGCGCCCGGTTCCGCGGTCACGGCGCTGGCCGCCTGTGATGGCGCCCTGATCAGCGGCCACTCCGACGGCACGCTCAGCGCCTGGGACGCCTCCACCGGCATGCGTCGGTGGTCGTCTCGACTCGACTCCGAGGTGACCGGTCTGGCGATCGACGACACCGGCGCCGCGGTGGCGGCCACGGGGGCCGCTGGGACGGTCGGCGTGTGGCAGGGAAGCGATGGTGCGGTCGATCGGCAACTGGCGCCGGAAGCCGCGGCCGCGCGTGCGGTGGCGTTCCATCCCGCGCGGCCGCTGCTGGCCGCCGGCGGCGACGATGGAAACATTGCGATTTGGGACGTGCGGCAGGGCACGGTGGAGGCGGCTTTCGGCGACGCCACACGCCCGATTCGCGCGCTGGCGTTCAATGCGGCGGGCACGCTATTGGCTGCCGCCGAGGCCGGTGGATCGGTGGGCATTTGGGACCTGGCCAGCCAGACGCGCCAAACCACGCTGAGCGGACTCCGGTTCGATGCGGACGACGTGGTCTTTGGCCCGGATGGAAGGTGGATCGCGGCCGCGGACGGCACGGAGCGAGTCCTCGTGTGGGACGCGGTCACGGGCGCGGTGCTCCTGGACTTGCAGGACCGGGCCGGCGCCGTGAGTCGCGGGTCGCTGGCGGTCACGGGCGACGGCGCGTCCCTGGCGTGTGCCGTGAGGCACCTGGCCGTGGCGCTGTGGAGCCTGCCTGACGGACGGCTGCGGCATCGACTTGGCGCCTATGGCGACGCCACCCGCGTCGCGTTGCGAAGCGATGCCAGGCAATTGGCGGCATCACATCCCGCGGGAACCATCCAGCTGGTGGGGCTTCCGAGCGGGCTCACCGCCGGGTCCATTGACTACCACACCGGATTGGCGCACGCGCTGGCGTTCAGTCCAGACGGGTCGCGGCTCGTCAGCGGCGGCTCGGCGGACGGTCCGCCGCTTCGCATGTGGGACGCCTCCAGCGGCACCGCGGTCGATAGCTTTGCGCCGGAGGCGCTGCCGCAGGCGACCATCGGCGCCGCCGCGTTCAGCCCCGACGGCGGCCTGCTGGCAACCGGATGGAGCGACGGCATCGTCCGGGTTTGGCACACGGAAACATGGAGCCTGGTGACCTCCCTGTCCGCGCACACGACGTTGGTGGATGCGCTGCAGTTCGCTCCCACAGGGGATCGACTGGTCACCTCCGATATCGATGGTCTGGTCAATCTCTGGGATCTCTCCAGCCTGACACCGGTCCAGTTGCCGTCCAATGGCGTGCCCGTGCGGGCGGTTGCGATCCACGCGAACGGCGGGCCGATCGCGGGAGCGCTCGATGATGGCGCGGTCATCCTGTGGGACGGCGTGGAGGGCGCGTCGATCCGGCGCTTGGAGAGCCCGGAATCCGGCACGCTGGCCGTGGCGTTCAGCCCCATTTCCGCGCTGTTGGTTTCAGGACATCGGAGCGGCACGCTGCGCTGGTGGGACACGGCATCGGGTGAGCCGCTGCGCGTCCACGAGGGGCACGGTGCCCCGATCGTGAACATCCAGCTCAGCGCGGCCGGCGACCTGGCAGCCAGCGCCGCCTTCGACGGCACCGCGCGCCTGTGGGGCGTGGCGGCCGCGCCGGGGTAG
- a CDS encoding NAD(P)(+) transhydrogenase (Re/Si-specific) subunit beta: MPEGVVNGAYLVAATLFILGLRGLATIRGARRGNVLSSLGMLVAIVVTLLDRKIIGFELVAIGLGVGAALGAILALRVHMTAMPQLVAAFNGFGGGASALVAGSAIASGTVMTAATELQAVAAGAISGLVGALTFAGSAVAWGKLQEVLRWQPGNTSLHHGINGVLGAGTLALVALVIVDVSLQWPFWALVAAAAILGARLTLPIGGADMPVVIALLNSASGLAAAATGFVLSNNVLIIGGALVGASGFILTTLMSRAMNRSVLSVLFGTLGPSEGGPGDEIYEGRIKRTSPEEAALLLRDARSVMIVPGYGMAVAQAQHAVRDLSAELERRGVDVKYAIHPVAGRMPGHMNVLLAEADVPYEQLFDLEQLVGTFAQTDVALVIGANDVVNPLAREDPTSPIYGMPILDVDKARTVVVIKRSLSPGFAGIPNSLFAAPNTAMLFGDGEEALRELIGELKATG, translated from the coding sequence GTGCCCGAGGGCGTCGTCAACGGCGCGTATCTGGTCGCCGCGACGCTATTCATCCTCGGCCTGCGCGGACTGGCGACCATTCGCGGCGCCCGTCGCGGAAACGTGCTCAGCTCCCTCGGGATGCTGGTGGCCATCGTCGTGACCTTGCTCGACCGCAAGATCATCGGATTCGAGTTGGTGGCCATTGGCTTGGGCGTCGGCGCGGCCCTCGGCGCCATCCTTGCCCTGCGGGTGCACATGACCGCCATGCCCCAACTGGTCGCGGCATTCAACGGGTTCGGCGGCGGAGCCTCGGCGCTCGTCGCGGGCAGCGCCATCGCCTCTGGCACGGTGATGACGGCGGCGACGGAGTTGCAAGCCGTGGCGGCGGGAGCGATCAGCGGTCTGGTCGGCGCGCTGACCTTCGCCGGTAGCGCGGTGGCCTGGGGCAAGCTGCAGGAGGTCCTGCGCTGGCAGCCAGGCAACACGTCCCTCCACCACGGCATCAATGGGGTCCTGGGCGCAGGGACGCTCGCCCTCGTTGCCCTGGTCATTGTCGACGTCTCGCTGCAATGGCCGTTTTGGGCGCTCGTGGCCGCCGCGGCGATCTTGGGGGCGCGACTCACCCTGCCCATCGGCGGCGCCGACATGCCGGTGGTGATCGCGCTTCTCAACTCGGCCTCCGGCCTCGCCGCCGCGGCCACCGGCTTCGTGCTGAGCAACAACGTGCTGATCATCGGCGGTGCGCTGGTGGGCGCGTCGGGCTTCATCCTCACCACGCTCATGAGCCGCGCCATGAATCGCTCGGTGCTCAGCGTGTTGTTCGGCACGCTCGGACCCTCCGAGGGCGGTCCGGGCGACGAGATATACGAGGGGCGCATCAAGCGGACGAGCCCCGAGGAGGCCGCCCTGCTGCTGCGCGACGCCCGCAGCGTCATGATCGTGCCCGGCTACGGCATGGCGGTGGCCCAAGCGCAACACGCCGTGCGCGACCTGTCGGCGGAGCTCGAGCGGCGCGGCGTGGACGTGAAGTACGCCATCCATCCGGTCGCGGGCCGCATGCCCGGCCACATGAACGTGCTGCTCGCCGAAGCCGACGTGCCCTACGAGCAGCTCTTCGACTTGGAGCAACTGGTCGGGACCTTTGCGCAGACGGACGTGGCGCTGGTGATCGGCGCCAACGACGTCGTCAATCCGCTGGCGCGTGAAGACCCCACCAGCCCGATCTACGGCATGCCGATCCTCGACGTCGACAAGGCCCGCACCGTCGTCGTCATCAAGCGCAGCCTGAGTCCGGGATTCGCGGGAATTCCGAACTCGCTCTTCGCCGCGCCGAACACGGCCATGCTCTTCGGCGACGGCGAGGAGGCGTTGCGAGAGCTGATCGGCGAACTGAAGGCGACCGGCTAG